Proteins from one Listeria weihenstephanensis genomic window:
- a CDS encoding immunoglobulin-like domain-containing protein — translation MVIKKMGVATAALVMCVSLPLQTYVTAAENPQNYSMKAENKLKASQSDNEGSFSDVTDYFSVVPGANSFVDKNTVTITPDASWQKGGLWSSEENKVDLTKNFHLAADLYMGNSPQSADGIAFVMQNDSRGKNALGQDGGGLGVYGQNYIKNALAIEVDSYDNADTFDYGLGKANHIAITVPTAARPVHEAVSRLGTDEIFADGQYHPISFDWDAKTKTLSYAYGAYTGSYVVNDLQATFGGTEVIFGFTGSTGTYKTLQQVEITELQVNGISPKMKMEISDKNGNNNGKAEPSEMVSVATTISNETNDASPFNLQYGVKLDPLFDADTVSNIELKRNDGQIYTVTKEQLLNNEVQLPFADPSNTFTLTYDVKVRPDASPKGTKLEISATGKVNGVKYTAAGSIVLRIPGEKPVITASDSSLKKGMTFDSMAGVSAEDVEDGNLTNNVKITANDVDTSKIGTYHVTYSVTDSDDNTTTKTITVTVTSNDAPIINAVDKSVKKGIIFDPLAGVSGTDTEDGNVTSKVKVTENDVDTSKVGTYHVTYSVTDSDNNTTTKTITVTVTSNDAPTITASDKTLKKGGTFSPLASVTASDVEDGDVTNSIKVTANDVDTSKVGTYHVTYSVTDSDNNTTTKTITVTVTSNDAPIIVATDKTIKKGTVFTPLAGATANDTEDGNVTSSIKVTANDVDTSKVGTYHVTYSVTDSDKNTTTKTITVTVTSNDAPVITATDKTVKKDLTFNPMAGVTANDTEDGDVTSKIQITASDVDITKVGTYHVTYSVTDSDNNTTTKTITVTVTSNAAPSITGVDKTLKKGTAFNPLTSMSAFDLEDGDLTNQIKVTANDVDTSKVGTYHVTYSVTDSDNNTTTKTITVTVTSNDAPVIHATDKTMKKGMSFDPYAGVTATDTEDGDISIKVSITATDVDMNRVGTYHITYSVTDSDKNTTTKTITVTVTSNDAPVIQASDITMRVNKPFNVKEAVVVTDTEDGNITNKLEIVANDVNIAKAGVYHVTYRATDSDGNTTTKTITVTVLTDDAPILTTSDIYLKIGDVFNPMDGITANDTEDGNLTSKIKVDSNDVDMSKAGMYTVVYSVTDSDNNTTKITRHVYVRTNDAPVIHANDLTFKAGAVFDVKAGITASDTEDGDITNEIKIIADDVDATKAGTYHVTYSVTDSDDNTTTKTIIVTVLTNEKPVIDANDITRKAHRPIDRMANVTASDLEDGDITGSIKVVADDVNIDVPGEYHVTYSVIDSDGNVTEKTITVTILSNEKPVITGQDSQFKAGRTFDPLAGISANDAEDGDITSNITVVSNDVNPEIAGVYHVTYSVTDSDGNTTEETYTVTVLTNEKPVIHASDQTLTYGQAFDPMAGVTASDLEDGDITGSITIISNDVNPNQAGIYHVTYSVVDSDGNETQYTITVLVGAQPIVPVVPVEPVKPAKPVVPVATSTPVVSKPGKTIQPVANQVAQITPSKALPKTGDESETNTLVIGGLLAALGALFLRRKK, via the coding sequence ATGGTAATTAAAAAAATGGGTGTTGCAACAGCTGCTTTGGTTATGTGTGTGAGCTTACCCTTACAAACGTACGTGACGGCAGCAGAAAACCCGCAGAATTATTCAATGAAAGCAGAAAATAAACTAAAAGCTAGTCAGAGCGATAATGAAGGATCCTTTTCTGATGTGACAGACTATTTTTCGGTGGTTCCAGGAGCTAATTCATTCGTTGATAAAAACACCGTTACAATCACACCAGATGCTTCTTGGCAAAAAGGTGGTTTATGGTCAAGCGAAGAAAATAAAGTAGATTTAACGAAAAACTTTCATTTAGCTGCTGACCTCTATATGGGGAATAGCCCACAAAGTGCAGATGGTATTGCTTTTGTCATGCAGAATGATAGTCGTGGTAAAAATGCTTTAGGTCAAGACGGCGGCGGACTGGGCGTCTATGGACAAAATTACATTAAAAATGCATTGGCAATAGAAGTCGATAGCTATGATAATGCAGATACTTTTGATTACGGGTTAGGCAAGGCTAACCATATTGCGATTACTGTACCAACAGCAGCTAGACCTGTTCATGAAGCGGTGAGCCGATTAGGGACAGATGAAATTTTTGCTGATGGACAATATCATCCTATTAGCTTTGATTGGGATGCGAAAACGAAAACATTAAGCTATGCATATGGCGCATATACTGGAAGTTATGTTGTCAATGACTTGCAAGCCACTTTTGGTGGAACAGAGGTTATTTTTGGATTTACAGGTTCCACTGGAACATATAAAACATTGCAACAAGTGGAGATTACAGAACTTCAAGTGAACGGTATTTCCCCAAAAATGAAGATGGAAATAAGTGATAAAAACGGAAACAATAATGGAAAAGCAGAGCCATCTGAGATGGTTAGCGTAGCCACTACTATTTCAAATGAAACAAACGATGCATCTCCTTTTAATTTACAATATGGTGTGAAACTCGATCCATTATTTGATGCAGATACTGTGTCCAATATAGAGTTGAAACGGAATGATGGCCAGATTTATACGGTGACGAAAGAGCAGCTATTAAATAATGAAGTACAATTACCATTTGCTGATCCATCAAACACGTTCACACTAACATATGATGTGAAAGTCCGACCAGATGCTAGTCCAAAAGGCACAAAGTTAGAAATTTCTGCTACAGGTAAAGTGAATGGCGTAAAATATACAGCAGCTGGATCTATTGTCCTTCGAATTCCAGGTGAAAAACCAGTCATTACGGCTAGTGATAGTAGTCTGAAAAAAGGTATGACATTTGATTCTATGGCTGGCGTTAGTGCGGAAGATGTAGAAGATGGTAATTTGACGAATAATGTTAAGATTACGGCAAATGATGTAGACACATCGAAGATCGGGACGTATCACGTGACATATAGCGTGACAGATAGTGACGATAATACAACAACGAAAACAATTACAGTAACAGTAACAAGTAATGATGCACCAATTATTAATGCAGTAGATAAATCTGTGAAAAAAGGTATAATATTCGATCCGCTGGCAGGTGTAAGTGGGACTGATACAGAAGATGGTAATGTAACAAGTAAAGTGAAAGTAACAGAGAATGATGTAGATACATCCAAAGTGGGTACGTATCATGTGACATACAGCGTAACCGATTCAGATAACAACACTACTACAAAAACAATTACTGTCACTGTAACAAGTAACGATGCACCGACAATAACTGCAAGCGATAAGACACTCAAAAAAGGTGGCACATTTAGCCCGCTGGCTAGTGTAACAGCTAGTGATGTAGAGGATGGCGATGTGACTAATAGCATTAAGGTAACGGCGAATGACGTAGATACATCCAAGGTAGGCACGTATCATGTAACATACAGTGTGACGGATTCGGATAATAATACCACCACAAAAACGATTACAGTCACAGTAACAAGTAACGATGCGCCAATTATTGTAGCGACAGACAAAACCATCAAAAAAGGCACTGTATTTACGCCTTTAGCAGGGGCTACTGCAAATGACACGGAAGATGGTAATGTAACCAGCAGTATAAAGGTAACAGCGAATGATGTAGATACATCCAAAGTTGGTACCTATCATGTAACGTATAGTGTGACGGACAGTGATAAGAATACGACTACTAAGACAATCACGGTTACAGTAACAAGTAATGATGCGCCAGTTATTACAGCTACGGATAAAACAGTGAAAAAGGATTTGACATTTAATCCAATGGCTGGGGTGACGGCAAATGATACAGAAGATGGTGACGTAACGAGCAAAATTCAAATCACGGCCAGCGACGTCGATATTACTAAAGTAGGCACATATCATGTAACTTACAGCGTAACCGACAGTGATAACAATACAACGACAAAAACGATCACAGTTACAGTAACAAGTAATGCAGCGCCTTCTATTACAGGGGTTGACAAGACGCTTAAAAAGGGTACGGCGTTTAACCCATTAACAAGTATGAGCGCATTTGACTTGGAAGATGGTGATCTTACTAACCAGATTAAGGTGACAGCAAATGATGTGGACACGTCGAAGGTTGGTACGTATCATGTAACATATAGTGTGACGGACAGTGATAATAACACGACTACTAAGACAATCACGGTTACAGTAACAAGCAATGATGCTCCGGTTATTCATGCAACAGATAAAACGATGAAAAAAGGTATGAGCTTTGATCCTTATGCTGGTGTAACCGCAACGGACACAGAAGATGGTGATATTTCCATTAAGGTTAGTATTACGGCTACTGATGTAGACATGAATCGAGTAGGCACATATCATATCACGTATAGCGTGACGGATAGCGATAAAAATACAACCACAAAAACGATTACAGTAACAGTAACGAGCAATGATGCACCAGTTATCCAGGCGTCAGATATTACAATGCGTGTGAACAAACCGTTCAATGTTAAAGAAGCGGTTGTTGTTACAGATACAGAAGATGGTAACATTACGAATAAACTAGAAATCGTCGCAAATGATGTGAATATCGCGAAAGCTGGCGTATATCATGTCACCTATAGAGCGACAGATTCTGATGGTAATACAACAACGAAAACAATCACAGTGACAGTTTTGACTGATGACGCACCAATTCTAACAACAAGTGATATCTATCTAAAAATTGGAGATGTATTCAATCCAATGGACGGAATTACTGCGAATGATACGGAAGATGGTAACTTAACTAGCAAAATTAAAGTGGACAGTAATGATGTTGATATGTCGAAGGCTGGAATGTATACAGTCGTGTACAGCGTAACGGACAGTGATAATAATACAACCAAGATCACCCGTCACGTTTATGTTCGTACGAATGATGCGCCAGTCATTCATGCAAATGATCTCACGTTTAAAGCAGGTGCTGTATTTGATGTGAAAGCCGGAATTACCGCAAGTGATACAGAAGATGGTGATATCACAAATGAGATAAAAATTATAGCTGATGATGTTGATGCAACGAAAGCCGGTACGTATCATGTCACCTATAGCGTTACAGATTCTGATGATAATACCACCACAAAAACTATTATTGTGACTGTGTTGACGAATGAAAAACCAGTTATCGATGCTAACGATATAACGCGTAAAGCGCATCGTCCAATCGATCGGATGGCAAATGTAACGGCATCTGATTTAGAAGATGGAGATATCACAGGCAGTATCAAAGTTGTTGCAGATGACGTAAACATAGACGTACCTGGAGAATATCATGTTACGTACAGTGTTATTGACTCGGATGGCAATGTAACAGAAAAAACAATTACTGTGACAATTTTAAGTAATGAAAAACCAGTTATCACAGGACAAGATAGTCAGTTTAAAGCTGGCCGTACTTTTGATCCATTAGCGGGTATTAGTGCGAATGATGCGGAAGATGGCGATATTACAAGCAATATTACAGTCGTATCGAATGATGTGAATCCAGAAATAGCAGGTGTTTATCATGTGACATATAGCGTTACCGATAGCGATGGAAACACAACAGAAGAAACTTACACGGTAACGGTTCTAACAAACGAAAAACCTGTTATCCATGCAAGTGACCAAACGCTGACATACGGGCAAGCATTTGATCCGATGGCAGGGGTTACCGCGTCTGACTTAGAAGACGGAGACATCACAGGGAGCATTACAATTATTTCAAATGATGTGAATCCAAATCAAGCTGGGATTTATCATGTGACTTACAGTGTCGTCGATTCAGATGGTAATGAAACACAATACACGATTACTGTTCTTGTCGGTGCACAGCCAATCGTTCCAGTTGTACCAGTGGAACCAGTTAAGCCAGCAAAACCTGTAGTGCCAGTTGCTACAAGTACACCAGTTGTATCCAAACCAGGTAAAACAATTCAACCGGTGGCAAATCAAGTAGCGCAAATAACACCAAGTAAAGCTTTACCAAAAACAGGAGACGAATCAGAAACTAATACACTTGTTATTGGTGGACTATTAGCTGCTCTAGGTGCATTATTCTTGCGTAGAAAGAAATAG
- a CDS encoding metal-sensing transcriptional repressor has protein sequence MTHDNPIIPRSDEDTKQILNRLRRVEGQVRGIQQMVEADRYCVDILVQISAANSALKKVGLQVLEHHAKHCVVDAAQNGESDEVMDDLLKVIRQFSKT, from the coding sequence ATGACACATGATAACCCGATTATACCTCGTTCGGATGAAGATACGAAACAGATTTTAAATCGTTTACGGCGCGTGGAAGGACAGGTTCGTGGTATTCAGCAAATGGTGGAAGCGGATCGCTACTGTGTGGATATTTTAGTGCAAATTTCAGCGGCAAATTCAGCGCTTAAGAAAGTAGGTTTGCAGGTGCTAGAACATCATGCGAAACATTGTGTGGTGGATGCTGCGCAAAACGGTGAATCAGACGAAGTGATGGATGATTTGCTAAAAGTGATTCGTCAATTCTCAAAGACGTAA